One genomic segment of Drosophila melanogaster chromosome 3L includes these proteins:
- the syd gene encoding sunday driver, isoform B — translation MNEQVVSIVQQLAGSIYQEFERMINRYDEDVVKNLMPLLVNVLECLDASYRINQEQDVEVELLREDNEQLVTQYEREKSARKQSEQKLLEAEDLAEQENKELATRLESVESIVRMLELKHKNSLEHASRLEEREADLKKEYNKLHERYTELFKNHVDYMERTKMLMGSTHSQMSTASERMDVSRARLNPVARSSGPVSYGFASLENSVMLDTETICSVGSQSDDSGPPSLQNELDNLSGTLERGAATDALQQQHHATSPQSPDSSPVVPNVPTNVGRSTTKKEQRSDNNLYQELSFQDNEESEENEIVTGSWVHPGEYASSANDNYFGMGKEVENLIMENNELLATKNALNIVKDDLIVKVDELTGEVEIVREELNAMQQSRTKLRQRISELEDELKKAKEQVKQQNTEQEENDVPLAQRKRFTRVEMAMVLMERNQYKERLMELQEAVRLTEILRASRTVDNLDRKSKQSIWKYFSNLFTPSNRPTERVADGLGGGPMFRHTGGGSPAHSHGSPSRGSGGGDNRLALTSGQPPVHPASAGLANALIMPKDYAEEGSSERISARRREQYRQLRAHVQKEDGRLHAYGWSLPINKASQEANPNRHSGGVPVPVYCNPLAEASPHMKVFCAAGVNLHGGFTKNGQSLIPANSPYAPKSTLKIAEITSPTADQSMEALDRQMARVSLETLEPETQLSSFVWICTSTHAASTVSVVDANQSATVLDAFPICASHLLCIASVQGAMESDYALLEQSEVVKAGEMLQRPGEGTELLGKVEFVRVKPKSDDEQNSNEKQQQEEEEAKEATEKSNEQLPAVSAEEPLGNVEAIKIRQPLPGAPQRLSTDGNQTNNNNNSSSSSNLLFATKSLNPILETKDRDEPAMSSVGPTMWLGAQDGWLYVHSSVGRWHECLHRVLLPDAVLAIVHVEARVVVALANAQLAVFRRQTDGQWDLNSYHLVTLGDRNHSIRCLCVAGERIWAAHRNKIFIVDPVSLNIVHSLDAHPRKESQVRQMAATGAGVWVSIRLDSTLRLYNTHTFEHKQDVDIEPYVSKMLGTGKLGFSFVRITALMVSCNRLWIGTSNGVIISVPLAEVQPKSSSDPHGQMPLCCMANAQLSFHGHRDAVKFFVSVPMLQQPNLNGGLTFTNKRPDMLVMCGGEGYIDFRINDNDMENSIQLEPNQTIENRGDKSYLIVWHVSQR, via the exons AATGAACAGGTTGTCAGCATC GTCCAACAACTGGCGGGCAGTATTTATCAGGAATTTGAGCGGATGATCAATCGCTATGACGAGGATGTGGTGAAGAACCTGATGCCGCTGCTCGTGAACGTGCTGGAGTGCCTAGATGCCTCCTATCGCATCAATCAGGAGCAGGACGTGGAGGTGGAGCTGCTGCGTGAGGACAACGAGCAGCTGGTGACACAATATGAGCGGGAAAAGAGCGCCCGCAAGCAGTCCGAACAGAAG CTATTGGAAGCCGAGGATCTGGCCGAGCAGGAGAACAAGGAGCTGGCCACGCGCCTGGAATCGGTGGAGAGCATTGTGCGAATGCTGGAACTGAAGCACAAGAACAGTCTGGAGCACGCCAGTCGTTTGGAAGAGCGGGAGGCGGATCTCAAGAAG GAGTATAACAAACTGCACGAGCGGTACACAGAGCTGTTCAAGAACCATGTGGACTACATGGAGCGCACCAAGATGCTAATGGGCTCAACGCACTCACAAATGAGCACAGCCTCCGAACGCATGGATGTGAGCCGAGCGAGACTGAATCCTGTGGCCCGCAGCTCGGGACCCGTTTCCTATGGCTTCGCCTCGCTGGAGAATTCGGTGATGCTGGACACGGAGACCATTTGCAGTGTGGGCAGCCAGTCGGATGACTCTGGTCCGCCCTCGCTGCAGAACGAGCTGGACAATCTCAGTGGAACGTTAGAGCGTGGAGCTGCCACCGATgcattgcagcagcagcaccatgCCACCTCGCCCCAGAGTCCCGACAGCAGTCCCGTTGTGCCAAATGTGCCCACAAATG TTGGTCGCTCGACTACCAAAAAGGAGCAGCGCTCGGATAACAATCTCTACCAAGAGCTGTCCTTCCAGGACAACGAGGAGAGTGAAGAGAATGAGATTGTCACAG GCAGCTGGGTCCATCCTGGAGAGTATGCGTCCTCAG CTAACGACAACTATTTTG GCATGGGCAAGGAGGTTGAAAATCTTATCATGGAAAACAATGAGCTGCTTGCCACCAA AAATGCGCTCAATATTGTCAAGGATGATTTAATTGTCAAAGTGGATGAGCTCACTGGGGAGGTCGAAATCGTGCGCGAGGAGCTCAATGCCATGCAGCAATCGAGGACCAAGTTGAGGCAGCGCATCAGTGAGCTGGAGGATGAGCTGAAGAAGGCCAAGGAGCAGGTCAAGCAGCAAA ACACTGAGCAAGAGGAGAATGATGTGCCGCTGGCACAGCGCAAGAGATTCACCCGTGTGGAAATGGCCATGGTGCTAATGGAGCGCAATCAGTACAAGGAGCGTTTAATGGAGCTGCAGGAGGCAGTGCGTCTTACAGAAATACTCCGCGCGTCGCGTACCGTAGATAATTTAGACAGAAAGTCCAAGCAGAGCATTTGGAAGTACTTTAGTAATCTTTTTAC CCCCTCCAACCGCCCAACGGAACGCGTTGCGGACGGTCTCGGAGGGGGGCCGATGTTTCGTCACACCGGCGGAGGAAGCCCTGCCCACAGCCATGGATCCCCTAGCCGAGGAAGTGGAGGTGGCGACAATCGCCTGGCCCTAACCAGCGGCCAGCCGCCCGTGCATCCGGCCAGCGCTGGTCTTGCCAACGCACTCATTATGCCGAAAGACTATGCCGAGGAGGGCAGTTCGGAAAGGATAAGTGCAAGGAGGCGGGAACAGTACCGCCAGCTACGAGCCCATGTCCAAAAGGAGGATGGGCGGCTGCATGCCTACGGTTGGAGTCTGCCGATTAACAAGGCCAGCCAGGAGGCGAATCCCAATCGGCATTCAGGAGGTGTACCGGTACCCGTATATTGTAATCCCCTGGCGGAGGCATCGCCCCACATGAAGGTATTTTGTGCGGCAGGCGTTAACCTACACGGCGGGTTCACAAAGAATGGGCAATCACTGATACCTGCCAACTCACCATATGCTCCGAAATCTACGCTCAAGATAGCTGAGATAACCAGTCCCACGGCGGATCAGAGCATGGAGGCTTTGGACAGGCAGATGGCGAGAGTCAGTCTGGAGACACTGGAGCCCGAGACGCAACTCAGTTCGTTCGTATGGATATGCACAAGCACACATGCTGCCAGCACAGTCAGTGTGGTAGATGCCAATCAATCGGCCACTGTGCTCGACGCCTTTCCCATATGCGCGTCGCATTTGCTTTGCATTGCCTCCGTGCAAGGAGCGATGGAGAGCGACTACGCCTTGCTGGAACAATCGGAAGTGGTCAAGGCGGGCGAGATGCTGCAGCGACCGGGCGAGGGTACTGAGCTATTGGGCAAAGTGGAGTTTGTGCGAGTGAAACCAAAGTCGGACGATGAGCAGAACAGCAATGAGAAGCAacagcaggaggaggaggaggcgaaGGAAGCCACAGAGAAATCCAACGAGCAGCTGCCGGCTGTGAGTGCCGAAGAGCCACTTGGCAATGTGGAGGCCATTAAAATACGTCAGCCACTGCCAGGAGCTCCCCAGCGATTGTCCACAGATGGCAACCAGactaacaacaataataacagcagcagcagcagcaatcttTTGTTTGCCACCAAATCGCTGAACCCCATACTGGAGACCAAGGATCGTGATGAACCGGCAATGAGCTCTGTAGGTCCAACAATGTGGCTGGGCGCCCAGGATGGCTGGCTGTATGTGCACAGCAGCGTGGGAAGGTGGCACGAGTGCCTGCACCGAGTTCTCCTGCCGGATGCTGTGCTAGCGATTGTACACGTGGAGGCGAGGGTCGTTGTGGCGCTGGCCAATGCCCAACTGGCTGTGTTCCGCCGCCAGACAGACGGCCAATGGGATCTGAATAGCTATCACCTGGTGACGCTCGGTGATCGCAACCATTCGATACGTTGCCTCTGTGTGGCTGGCGAGCGCATTTGGGCCGCTCACCGCAACAAGATCTTCATCGTGGACCCCGTATCGCTCAACATTGTGCATTCGCTGGACGCGCATCCGCGAAAGGAGAGCCAGGTGCGTCAGATGGCGGCCACGGGAGCTGGTGTCTGGGTGTCGATCAG ACTTGACTCTACGCTGCGGCTGTACAACACGCACACGTTCGAGCACAAGCAGGACGTGGACATTGAGCCGTACGTATCCAAGATGCTCGGCACCGGCAAGCTGGGCTTTAGCTTCGTCCGCATCACCGCCCTAATGGTGTCCTGCAACCGGCTGTGGATCGGCACCAGTAACGGCGTGATCATCTCAGTGCCGCTGGCCGAAGTTCAGCCCAAGTCATCAT CCGATCCCCATGGTCAGATGCCGCTCTGTTGCATGGCCAACGCTCAACTTTCCTTCCACGGCCACCGGGATGCGGTCAAATTCTTCGTATCGGTGCCCATGCTGCAGCAGCCCAATCTCAATGGTGGACTGACCTTCACCAACAAGCGACCCGATATGCTGGTCATGTGCGGCGGCGAGGGCTACATCGATTTTCGCATAA ACGATAACGACATGGAAAACAGTATTCAACTGGAACCAAACCAAACGATCGAGAATCGAGGCGATAAGAGTTACTTGATCGTGTGGCACGTTAGTCAACGTTAA
- the syd gene encoding sunday driver, isoform A — protein sequence MMDNDDALLNNGGPQSGAETVYGTEDNNMVMSEKNEQVVSIVQQLAGSIYQEFERMINRYDEDVVKNLMPLLVNVLECLDASYRINQEQDVEVELLREDNEQLVTQYEREKSARKQSEQKLLEAEDLAEQENKELATRLESVESIVRMLELKHKNSLEHASRLEEREADLKKEYNKLHERYTELFKNHVDYMERTKMLMGSTHSQMSTASERMDVSRARLNPVARSSGPVSYGFASLENSVMLDTETICSVGSQSDDSGPPSLQNELDNLSGTLERGAATDALQQQHHATSPQSPDSSPVVPNVPTNVGRSTTKKEQRSDNNLYQELSFQDNEESEENEIVTGSWVHPGEYASSANDNYFGMGKEVENLIMENNELLATKNALNIVKDDLIVKVDELTGEVEIVREELNAMQQSRTKLRQRISELEDELKKAKEQVKQQNTEQEENDVPLAQRKRFTRVEMAMVLMERNQYKERLMELQEAVRLTEILRASRTVDNLDRKSKQSIWKYFSNLFTPSNRPTERVADGLGGGPMFRHTGGGSPAHSHGSPSRGSGGGDNRLALTSGQPPVHPASAGLANALIMPKDYAEEGSSERISARRREQYRQLRAHVQKEDGRLHAYGWSLPINKASQEANPNRHSGGVPVPVYCNPLAEASPHMKVFCAAGVNLHGGFTKNGQSLIPANSPYAPKSTLKIAEITSPTADQSMEALDRQMARVSLETLEPETQLSSFVWICTSTHAASTVSVVDANQSATVLDAFPICASHLLCIASVQGAMESDYALLEQSEVVKAGEMLQRPGEGTELLGKVEFVRVKPKSDDEQNSNEKQQQEEEEAKEATEKSNEQLPAVSAEEPLGNVEAIKIRQPLPGAPQRLSTDGNQTNNNNNSSSSSNLLFATKSLNPILETKDRDEPAMSSVGPTMWLGAQDGWLYVHSSVGRWHECLHRVLLPDAVLAIVHVEARVVVALANAQLAVFRRQTDGQWDLNSYHLVTLGDRNHSIRCLCVAGERIWAAHRNKIFIVDPVSLNIVHSLDAHPRKESQVRQMAATGAGVWVSIRLDSTLRLYNTHTFEHKQDVDIEPYVSKMLGTGKLGFSFVRITALMVSCNRLWIGTSNGVIISVPLAEVQPKSSSDPHGQMPLCCMANAQLSFHGHRDAVKFFVSVPMLQQPNLNGGLTFTNKRPDMLVMCGGEGYIDFRINDNDMENSIQLEPNQTIENRGDKSYLIVWHVSQR from the exons AATGAACAGGTTGTCAGCATC GTCCAACAACTGGCGGGCAGTATTTATCAGGAATTTGAGCGGATGATCAATCGCTATGACGAGGATGTGGTGAAGAACCTGATGCCGCTGCTCGTGAACGTGCTGGAGTGCCTAGATGCCTCCTATCGCATCAATCAGGAGCAGGACGTGGAGGTGGAGCTGCTGCGTGAGGACAACGAGCAGCTGGTGACACAATATGAGCGGGAAAAGAGCGCCCGCAAGCAGTCCGAACAGAAG CTATTGGAAGCCGAGGATCTGGCCGAGCAGGAGAACAAGGAGCTGGCCACGCGCCTGGAATCGGTGGAGAGCATTGTGCGAATGCTGGAACTGAAGCACAAGAACAGTCTGGAGCACGCCAGTCGTTTGGAAGAGCGGGAGGCGGATCTCAAGAAG GAGTATAACAAACTGCACGAGCGGTACACAGAGCTGTTCAAGAACCATGTGGACTACATGGAGCGCACCAAGATGCTAATGGGCTCAACGCACTCACAAATGAGCACAGCCTCCGAACGCATGGATGTGAGCCGAGCGAGACTGAATCCTGTGGCCCGCAGCTCGGGACCCGTTTCCTATGGCTTCGCCTCGCTGGAGAATTCGGTGATGCTGGACACGGAGACCATTTGCAGTGTGGGCAGCCAGTCGGATGACTCTGGTCCGCCCTCGCTGCAGAACGAGCTGGACAATCTCAGTGGAACGTTAGAGCGTGGAGCTGCCACCGATgcattgcagcagcagcaccatgCCACCTCGCCCCAGAGTCCCGACAGCAGTCCCGTTGTGCCAAATGTGCCCACAAATG TTGGTCGCTCGACTACCAAAAAGGAGCAGCGCTCGGATAACAATCTCTACCAAGAGCTGTCCTTCCAGGACAACGAGGAGAGTGAAGAGAATGAGATTGTCACAG GCAGCTGGGTCCATCCTGGAGAGTATGCGTCCTCAG CTAACGACAACTATTTTG GCATGGGCAAGGAGGTTGAAAATCTTATCATGGAAAACAATGAGCTGCTTGCCACCAA AAATGCGCTCAATATTGTCAAGGATGATTTAATTGTCAAAGTGGATGAGCTCACTGGGGAGGTCGAAATCGTGCGCGAGGAGCTCAATGCCATGCAGCAATCGAGGACCAAGTTGAGGCAGCGCATCAGTGAGCTGGAGGATGAGCTGAAGAAGGCCAAGGAGCAGGTCAAGCAGCAAA ACACTGAGCAAGAGGAGAATGATGTGCCGCTGGCACAGCGCAAGAGATTCACCCGTGTGGAAATGGCCATGGTGCTAATGGAGCGCAATCAGTACAAGGAGCGTTTAATGGAGCTGCAGGAGGCAGTGCGTCTTACAGAAATACTCCGCGCGTCGCGTACCGTAGATAATTTAGACAGAAAGTCCAAGCAGAGCATTTGGAAGTACTTTAGTAATCTTTTTAC CCCCTCCAACCGCCCAACGGAACGCGTTGCGGACGGTCTCGGAGGGGGGCCGATGTTTCGTCACACCGGCGGAGGAAGCCCTGCCCACAGCCATGGATCCCCTAGCCGAGGAAGTGGAGGTGGCGACAATCGCCTGGCCCTAACCAGCGGCCAGCCGCCCGTGCATCCGGCCAGCGCTGGTCTTGCCAACGCACTCATTATGCCGAAAGACTATGCCGAGGAGGGCAGTTCGGAAAGGATAAGTGCAAGGAGGCGGGAACAGTACCGCCAGCTACGAGCCCATGTCCAAAAGGAGGATGGGCGGCTGCATGCCTACGGTTGGAGTCTGCCGATTAACAAGGCCAGCCAGGAGGCGAATCCCAATCGGCATTCAGGAGGTGTACCGGTACCCGTATATTGTAATCCCCTGGCGGAGGCATCGCCCCACATGAAGGTATTTTGTGCGGCAGGCGTTAACCTACACGGCGGGTTCACAAAGAATGGGCAATCACTGATACCTGCCAACTCACCATATGCTCCGAAATCTACGCTCAAGATAGCTGAGATAACCAGTCCCACGGCGGATCAGAGCATGGAGGCTTTGGACAGGCAGATGGCGAGAGTCAGTCTGGAGACACTGGAGCCCGAGACGCAACTCAGTTCGTTCGTATGGATATGCACAAGCACACATGCTGCCAGCACAGTCAGTGTGGTAGATGCCAATCAATCGGCCACTGTGCTCGACGCCTTTCCCATATGCGCGTCGCATTTGCTTTGCATTGCCTCCGTGCAAGGAGCGATGGAGAGCGACTACGCCTTGCTGGAACAATCGGAAGTGGTCAAGGCGGGCGAGATGCTGCAGCGACCGGGCGAGGGTACTGAGCTATTGGGCAAAGTGGAGTTTGTGCGAGTGAAACCAAAGTCGGACGATGAGCAGAACAGCAATGAGAAGCAacagcaggaggaggaggaggcgaaGGAAGCCACAGAGAAATCCAACGAGCAGCTGCCGGCTGTGAGTGCCGAAGAGCCACTTGGCAATGTGGAGGCCATTAAAATACGTCAGCCACTGCCAGGAGCTCCCCAGCGATTGTCCACAGATGGCAACCAGactaacaacaataataacagcagcagcagcagcaatcttTTGTTTGCCACCAAATCGCTGAACCCCATACTGGAGACCAAGGATCGTGATGAACCGGCAATGAGCTCTGTAGGTCCAACAATGTGGCTGGGCGCCCAGGATGGCTGGCTGTATGTGCACAGCAGCGTGGGAAGGTGGCACGAGTGCCTGCACCGAGTTCTCCTGCCGGATGCTGTGCTAGCGATTGTACACGTGGAGGCGAGGGTCGTTGTGGCGCTGGCCAATGCCCAACTGGCTGTGTTCCGCCGCCAGACAGACGGCCAATGGGATCTGAATAGCTATCACCTGGTGACGCTCGGTGATCGCAACCATTCGATACGTTGCCTCTGTGTGGCTGGCGAGCGCATTTGGGCCGCTCACCGCAACAAGATCTTCATCGTGGACCCCGTATCGCTCAACATTGTGCATTCGCTGGACGCGCATCCGCGAAAGGAGAGCCAGGTGCGTCAGATGGCGGCCACGGGAGCTGGTGTCTGGGTGTCGATCAG ACTTGACTCTACGCTGCGGCTGTACAACACGCACACGTTCGAGCACAAGCAGGACGTGGACATTGAGCCGTACGTATCCAAGATGCTCGGCACCGGCAAGCTGGGCTTTAGCTTCGTCCGCATCACCGCCCTAATGGTGTCCTGCAACCGGCTGTGGATCGGCACCAGTAACGGCGTGATCATCTCAGTGCCGCTGGCCGAAGTTCAGCCCAAGTCATCAT CCGATCCCCATGGTCAGATGCCGCTCTGTTGCATGGCCAACGCTCAACTTTCCTTCCACGGCCACCGGGATGCGGTCAAATTCTTCGTATCGGTGCCCATGCTGCAGCAGCCCAATCTCAATGGTGGACTGACCTTCACCAACAAGCGACCCGATATGCTGGTCATGTGCGGCGGCGAGGGCTACATCGATTTTCGCATAA ACGATAACGACATGGAAAACAGTATTCAACTGGAACCAAACCAAACGATCGAGAATCGAGGCGATAAGAGTTACTTGATCGTGTGGCACGTTAGTCAACGTTAA
- the syd gene encoding sunday driver, isoform E, protein MMDNDDALLNNGGPQSGAETVYGTEDNNMVMSEKVQQLAGSIYQEFERMINRYDEDVVKNLMPLLVNVLECLDASYRINQEQDVEVELLREDNEQLVTQYEREKSARKQSEQKLLEAEDLAEQENKELATRLESVESIVRMLELKHKNSLEHASRLEEREADLKKEYNKLHERYTELFKNHVDYMERTKMLMGSTHSQMSTASERMDVSRARLNPVARSSGPVSYGFASLENSVMLDTETICSVGSQSDDSGPPSLQNELDNLSGTLERGAATDALQQQHHATSPQSPDSSPVVPNVPTNVGRSTTKKEQRSDNNLYQELSFQDNEESEENEIVTGSWVHPGEYASSGMGKEVENLIMENNELLATKNALNIVKDDLIVKVDELTGEVEIVREELNAMQQSRTKLRQRISELEDELKKAKEQVKQQNTEQEENDVPLAQRKRFTRVEMAMVLMERNQYKERLMELQEAVRLTEILRASRTVDNLDRKSKQSIWKYFSNLFTPSNRPTERVADGLGGGPMFRHTGGGSPAHSHGSPSRGSGGGDNRLALTSGQPPVHPASAGLANALIMPKDYAEEGSSERISARRREQYRQLRAHVQKEDGRLHAYGWSLPINKASQEANPNRHSGGVPVPVYCNPLAEASPHMKVFCAAGVNLHGGFTKNGQSLIPANSPYAPKSTLKIAEITSPTADQSMEALDRQMARVSLETLEPETQLSSFVWICTSTHAASTVSVVDANQSATVLDAFPICASHLLCIASVQGAMESDYALLEQSEVVKAGEMLQRPGEGTELLGKVEFVRVKPKSDDEQNSNEKQQQEEEEAKEATEKSNEQLPAVSAEEPLGNVEAIKIRQPLPGAPQRLSTDGNQTNNNNNSSSSSNLLFATKSLNPILETKDRDEPAMSSVGPTMWLGAQDGWLYVHSSVGRWHECLHRVLLPDAVLAIVHVEARVVVALANAQLAVFRRQTDGQWDLNSYHLVTLGDRNHSIRCLCVAGERIWAAHRNKIFIVDPVSLNIVHSLDAHPRKESQVRQMAATGAGVWVSIRLDSTLRLYNTHTFEHKQDVDIEPYVSKMLGTGKLGFSFVRITALMVSCNRLWIGTSNGVIISVPLAEVQPKSSSDPHGQMPLCCMANAQLSFHGHRDAVKFFVSVPMLQQPNLNGGLTFTNKRPDMLVMCGGEGYIDFRIRHDKFDASDNAAHLIVWKVDTR, encoded by the exons GTCCAACAACTGGCGGGCAGTATTTATCAGGAATTTGAGCGGATGATCAATCGCTATGACGAGGATGTGGTGAAGAACCTGATGCCGCTGCTCGTGAACGTGCTGGAGTGCCTAGATGCCTCCTATCGCATCAATCAGGAGCAGGACGTGGAGGTGGAGCTGCTGCGTGAGGACAACGAGCAGCTGGTGACACAATATGAGCGGGAAAAGAGCGCCCGCAAGCAGTCCGAACAGAAG CTATTGGAAGCCGAGGATCTGGCCGAGCAGGAGAACAAGGAGCTGGCCACGCGCCTGGAATCGGTGGAGAGCATTGTGCGAATGCTGGAACTGAAGCACAAGAACAGTCTGGAGCACGCCAGTCGTTTGGAAGAGCGGGAGGCGGATCTCAAGAAG GAGTATAACAAACTGCACGAGCGGTACACAGAGCTGTTCAAGAACCATGTGGACTACATGGAGCGCACCAAGATGCTAATGGGCTCAACGCACTCACAAATGAGCACAGCCTCCGAACGCATGGATGTGAGCCGAGCGAGACTGAATCCTGTGGCCCGCAGCTCGGGACCCGTTTCCTATGGCTTCGCCTCGCTGGAGAATTCGGTGATGCTGGACACGGAGACCATTTGCAGTGTGGGCAGCCAGTCGGATGACTCTGGTCCGCCCTCGCTGCAGAACGAGCTGGACAATCTCAGTGGAACGTTAGAGCGTGGAGCTGCCACCGATgcattgcagcagcagcaccatgCCACCTCGCCCCAGAGTCCCGACAGCAGTCCCGTTGTGCCAAATGTGCCCACAAATG TTGGTCGCTCGACTACCAAAAAGGAGCAGCGCTCGGATAACAATCTCTACCAAGAGCTGTCCTTCCAGGACAACGAGGAGAGTGAAGAGAATGAGATTGTCACAG GCAGCTGGGTCCATCCTGGAGAGTATGCGTCCTCAG GCATGGGCAAGGAGGTTGAAAATCTTATCATGGAAAACAATGAGCTGCTTGCCACCAA AAATGCGCTCAATATTGTCAAGGATGATTTAATTGTCAAAGTGGATGAGCTCACTGGGGAGGTCGAAATCGTGCGCGAGGAGCTCAATGCCATGCAGCAATCGAGGACCAAGTTGAGGCAGCGCATCAGTGAGCTGGAGGATGAGCTGAAGAAGGCCAAGGAGCAGGTCAAGCAGCAAA ACACTGAGCAAGAGGAGAATGATGTGCCGCTGGCACAGCGCAAGAGATTCACCCGTGTGGAAATGGCCATGGTGCTAATGGAGCGCAATCAGTACAAGGAGCGTTTAATGGAGCTGCAGGAGGCAGTGCGTCTTACAGAAATACTCCGCGCGTCGCGTACCGTAGATAATTTAGACAGAAAGTCCAAGCAGAGCATTTGGAAGTACTTTAGTAATCTTTTTAC CCCCTCCAACCGCCCAACGGAACGCGTTGCGGACGGTCTCGGAGGGGGGCCGATGTTTCGTCACACCGGCGGAGGAAGCCCTGCCCACAGCCATGGATCCCCTAGCCGAGGAAGTGGAGGTGGCGACAATCGCCTGGCCCTAACCAGCGGCCAGCCGCCCGTGCATCCGGCCAGCGCTGGTCTTGCCAACGCACTCATTATGCCGAAAGACTATGCCGAGGAGGGCAGTTCGGAAAGGATAAGTGCAAGGAGGCGGGAACAGTACCGCCAGCTACGAGCCCATGTCCAAAAGGAGGATGGGCGGCTGCATGCCTACGGTTGGAGTCTGCCGATTAACAAGGCCAGCCAGGAGGCGAATCCCAATCGGCATTCAGGAGGTGTACCGGTACCCGTATATTGTAATCCCCTGGCGGAGGCATCGCCCCACATGAAGGTATTTTGTGCGGCAGGCGTTAACCTACACGGCGGGTTCACAAAGAATGGGCAATCACTGATACCTGCCAACTCACCATATGCTCCGAAATCTACGCTCAAGATAGCTGAGATAACCAGTCCCACGGCGGATCAGAGCATGGAGGCTTTGGACAGGCAGATGGCGAGAGTCAGTCTGGAGACACTGGAGCCCGAGACGCAACTCAGTTCGTTCGTATGGATATGCACAAGCACACATGCTGCCAGCACAGTCAGTGTGGTAGATGCCAATCAATCGGCCACTGTGCTCGACGCCTTTCCCATATGCGCGTCGCATTTGCTTTGCATTGCCTCCGTGCAAGGAGCGATGGAGAGCGACTACGCCTTGCTGGAACAATCGGAAGTGGTCAAGGCGGGCGAGATGCTGCAGCGACCGGGCGAGGGTACTGAGCTATTGGGCAAAGTGGAGTTTGTGCGAGTGAAACCAAAGTCGGACGATGAGCAGAACAGCAATGAGAAGCAacagcaggaggaggaggaggcgaaGGAAGCCACAGAGAAATCCAACGAGCAGCTGCCGGCTGTGAGTGCCGAAGAGCCACTTGGCAATGTGGAGGCCATTAAAATACGTCAGCCACTGCCAGGAGCTCCCCAGCGATTGTCCACAGATGGCAACCAGactaacaacaataataacagcagcagcagcagcaatcttTTGTTTGCCACCAAATCGCTGAACCCCATACTGGAGACCAAGGATCGTGATGAACCGGCAATGAGCTCTGTAGGTCCAACAATGTGGCTGGGCGCCCAGGATGGCTGGCTGTATGTGCACAGCAGCGTGGGAAGGTGGCACGAGTGCCTGCACCGAGTTCTCCTGCCGGATGCTGTGCTAGCGATTGTACACGTGGAGGCGAGGGTCGTTGTGGCGCTGGCCAATGCCCAACTGGCTGTGTTCCGCCGCCAGACAGACGGCCAATGGGATCTGAATAGCTATCACCTGGTGACGCTCGGTGATCGCAACCATTCGATACGTTGCCTCTGTGTGGCTGGCGAGCGCATTTGGGCCGCTCACCGCAACAAGATCTTCATCGTGGACCCCGTATCGCTCAACATTGTGCATTCGCTGGACGCGCATCCGCGAAAGGAGAGCCAGGTGCGTCAGATGGCGGCCACGGGAGCTGGTGTCTGGGTGTCGATCAG ACTTGACTCTACGCTGCGGCTGTACAACACGCACACGTTCGAGCACAAGCAGGACGTGGACATTGAGCCGTACGTATCCAAGATGCTCGGCACCGGCAAGCTGGGCTTTAGCTTCGTCCGCATCACCGCCCTAATGGTGTCCTGCAACCGGCTGTGGATCGGCACCAGTAACGGCGTGATCATCTCAGTGCCGCTGGCCGAAGTTCAGCCCAAGTCATCAT CCGATCCCCATGGTCAGATGCCGCTCTGTTGCATGGCCAACGCTCAACTTTCCTTCCACGGCCACCGGGATGCGGTCAAATTCTTCGTATCGGTGCCCATGCTGCAGCAGCCCAATCTCAATGGTGGACTGACCTTCACCAACAAGCGACCCGATATGCTGGTCATGTGCGGCGGCGAGGGCTACATCGATTTTCGCATAA GACATGATAAGTTTGATGCTAGTGATAATGCAGCGCACTTGATAGTTTGGAAAGTCGATAC ACGATAA